A region of Haliotis asinina isolate JCU_RB_2024 chromosome 9, JCU_Hal_asi_v2, whole genome shotgun sequence DNA encodes the following proteins:
- the LOC137295770 gene encoding uncharacterized protein, producing MIFLHGLALAVYEFQRYLKYRDDQRQEMVKREADQQAAEAYVAAAVDKAEAATAAADAGYAAWKEALIFAAMEAERVSAYSSKNAGSPATLEVHRLEDVALEKAYTYAALEKERAAAALAMEKAQAAAAGTDLPKDEDAAAAVAASDADTVQAKHDKAKKKGIFGGMKAGFML from the exons ATGATCTTTCTACACGGCCTGGCTTTAGCCGTATATGAATTTCAGAGATATCTGAAATACCGCGATG ATCAGAGACAAGAGATGGTAAAGCGAGAGGCAGATCAGCAAGCCGCCGAGGCGTACGTCGCCGCTGCTGTGGACAAGGCCGAGGCTGCTACTGCTGCAGCAGACGCCGGATATGCCGCCTGGAAAGAGGCCCTGATTTTTGCTGCCATGGAAGCCGAGAGAGTGTCGGCATATTCCTCTAAGAACGCTGGGTCACCTGCAACGTTGGAAGTCCATAGACTGGAGGACGTAGCATTAGAGAAGGCATATACGTATGCTGCACTGGAGAAGGAGAGAGCAGCTGCAGCTCTTGCAATGGAGAAGGCACAGGCTGCTGCAGCTGGTACTGACCTCCCCAAGGATGAAGACGCTGCAGCTGCTGTTGCAGCCTCCGATGCCGACACCGTTCAAG CCAAACATGACAAGGCCAAGAAGAAGGGCATCTTCGGGGGCATGAAGGCTGGCTTCATGCTGTAA